One Bos javanicus breed banteng chromosome 9, ARS-OSU_banteng_1.0, whole genome shotgun sequence DNA window includes the following coding sequences:
- the PLN gene encoding cardiac phospholamban: protein MDKVQYLTRSAIRRASTIEMPQQARQNLQNLFINFCLILICLLLICIIVMLL, encoded by the coding sequence ATGGATAAAGTCCAGTACCTCACTCGCTCTGCTATAAGAAGAGCTTCAACCATTGAAATGCCTCAACAAGCACGTCAAAATCTCCAGAACCTATTTATCAATTTCTGTCTCATCTTAATATGTCTCTTGCTGATCTGCATCATCGTGATGCTTCTCTGA